The proteins below come from a single Leptotrichia sp. oral taxon 223 genomic window:
- a CDS encoding dihydroxyacetone kinase subunit DhaK, whose amino-acid sequence MKKIINEPENFVKEMIEGIVAAHSDKIQLLNDDIRVLVRKDNPKKNKVGIVTAGGSGHLPTFLGYVGEGMLDGCAIGNVFASPSSQKMLDTIKACDFGKGVLCLYGNYGGDKMNFNMACELADFEDIKTANVLVKDDVASAPYEKKDTRRGVAGMLYAYKIAGAAADEGLDLEEVAQITQQALENIKTMGVALSPCIVPEVGKPTFSIEDNKIEIGMGIHGEQGIEVREMLKADEIADLIFSKINEELELKSEDEVSVTVNGLGATPLEELYIVYNRIYKILKEKNVKIIKPHIGEFATSMEMAGLSITIFKLNEETKRLLLKEAITPFYTNVNK is encoded by the coding sequence ATGAAGAAAATAATAAATGAACCTGAAAATTTTGTAAAAGAAATGATAGAAGGAATAGTAGCTGCTCATAGTGATAAAATACAGTTATTAAATGATGATATTAGAGTGCTGGTAAGAAAGGATAATCCTAAAAAAAATAAAGTGGGAATTGTTACCGCAGGAGGTAGCGGACATCTTCCAACGTTTTTAGGATATGTAGGAGAAGGAATGCTTGATGGATGTGCAATAGGAAATGTATTTGCTTCACCTTCGTCACAGAAAATGCTTGATACGATAAAGGCTTGCGATTTTGGAAAAGGGGTTTTGTGTCTTTATGGAAATTATGGCGGAGATAAGATGAATTTTAATATGGCATGTGAACTGGCTGATTTTGAAGATATAAAAACTGCTAACGTATTAGTTAAAGATGATGTTGCTTCAGCGCCTTATGAAAAAAAAGATACAAGACGAGGCGTAGCAGGAATGCTATATGCTTATAAAATCGCAGGAGCGGCTGCAGATGAAGGATTGGATTTGGAAGAGGTTGCTCAAATCACTCAGCAGGCTTTGGAAAATATAAAAACAATGGGAGTGGCTCTTTCCCCATGCATTGTTCCTGAAGTTGGAAAACCTACTTTTAGTATAGAAGACAATAAAATAGAAATAGGCATGGGAATACACGGAGAGCAAGGTATCGAAGTAAGGGAAATGCTAAAGGCAGATGAAATAGCAGATTTAATATTTTCCAAGATAAATGAAGAATTGGAACTGAAATCAGAAGATGAAGTTTCTGTAACTGTAAATGGATTGGGTGCAACTCCTTTAGAAGAACTTTACATTGTATATAACAGAATTTATAAAATTTTAAAAGAAAAAAATGTAAAAATAATAAAACCACATATAGGAGAATTTGCTACTTCTATGGAAATGGCGGGATTATCAATAACAATTTTTAAATTGAATGAGGAAACTAAAAGATTATTATTGAAAGAAGCAATTACACCGTTTTATACTAATGTGAATAAGTAA
- a CDS encoding dihydroxyacetone kinase subunit L → MDINDVKLITENVLKLVKENRDYLLDLDSQFGDGDLGISMVQGFSGLKDYLETSKEKDLGKLFFKMGMIFNESAPSSLGTIISFWLLGIGGSLKGKENADKNDMKIALENGISKLKERANSKENEKTILDSLSPAAKAFQKNTDEKKTVLEILKEASNAASKGSEATKNMTAVHGRAAYHGEKTIGHIDGGSYVGKLIFEGIYNYYKEKDEKLY, encoded by the coding sequence ATGGATATAAATGATGTAAAATTAATTACAGAAAATGTACTCAAGTTAGTAAAGGAAAATAGAGATTATTTACTTGATTTGGACAGCCAATTTGGAGATGGAGACTTGGGAATATCAATGGTTCAAGGATTTTCCGGATTAAAAGATTATTTAGAAACTTCTAAAGAAAAAGATTTAGGGAAATTATTTTTTAAGATGGGAATGATCTTTAATGAATCAGCTCCTTCGTCATTGGGAACGATTATTTCATTCTGGCTATTAGGAATAGGTGGAAGCTTGAAAGGAAAAGAGAATGCGGATAAAAATGATATGAAAATAGCATTGGAAAATGGGATTAGCAAGTTAAAGGAAAGAGCAAATTCAAAGGAAAACGAGAAAACAATCCTAGATTCATTGTCTCCTGCCGCAAAAGCTTTTCAGAAAAATACAGATGAGAAAAAAACAGTATTAGAAATTTTAAAAGAAGCAAGTAATGCTGCGTCAAAGGGAAGTGAAGCAACAAAAAATATGACGGCAGTTCATGGAAGAGCGGCATACCATGGAGAAAAAACAATAGGGCATATAGATGGAGGTTCTTATGTTGGCAAGCTGATATTTGAGGGAATTTATAATTACTATAAAGAAAAGGATGAAAAGCTGTATTAG
- a CDS encoding patatin family protein — MKEKTGLVLEGGGLRGIFTAGVLDFFLEKNIEFDNCIGVSAGACHACSYLAKQHKRAFNVSVDYLDDKRYCTLYSLLKTGDLFDVDLVYNEIPNKLNPIDNKTFMKNKTKFQVVITNCETGEAEYPEVKDFDKDTVYVRASSSLPLLARMVNINGNVYLDGGVSDSIPIKKSMENGNTKNVVVLTRDKSYRKKQSALGKITGIRYKKFPKFVELMNTRYIRYNKVLDYIDELEAKGEIFVIRPEVELTLGRIEKNKKKLLEVYNIGYETAKKNYENLKKYLEG; from the coding sequence ATGAAGGAAAAAACTGGGTTAGTATTGGAAGGTGGAGGACTTCGGGGGATATTTACGGCAGGGGTGCTGGATTTCTTTTTGGAAAAAAATATTGAATTTGATAATTGCATAGGGGTGTCTGCGGGAGCTTGTCATGCCTGCAGCTATTTGGCGAAACAGCATAAGAGGGCGTTTAATGTGTCTGTTGACTATCTGGATGACAAAAGATACTGCACGCTTTATAGCTTGCTTAAAACAGGGGATTTATTTGATGTGGATTTAGTTTATAATGAGATTCCGAATAAACTGAATCCGATTGACAACAAAACATTTATGAAAAATAAGACAAAATTTCAGGTGGTAATTACAAATTGTGAAACTGGGGAGGCGGAATATCCTGAAGTCAAAGATTTTGACAAGGATACAGTTTATGTAAGGGCTTCAAGTTCTTTGCCATTACTTGCCAGAATGGTTAATATTAATGGAAATGTTTATCTGGATGGTGGAGTTTCTGATTCAATACCGATTAAAAAGTCCATGGAAAATGGAAATACAAAAAATGTAGTTGTCTTGACACGTGATAAAAGTTATAGAAAGAAGCAAAGTGCATTGGGTAAAATTACTGGGATAAGATATAAAAAGTTTCCTAAATTTGTAGAACTTATGAATACAAGATATATTCGATATAATAAAGTGCTTGATTACATTGATGAGCTGGAGGCAAAAGGGGAGATTTTTGTGATTCGTCCAGAAGTGGAACTAACGCTTGGGAGAATTGAGAAAAATAAGAAGAAACTTTTGGAAGTGTACAATATTGGCTATGAAACAGCGAAAAAAAATTATGAAAATTTGAAAAAATATTTGGAAGGGTAA
- a CDS encoding alcohol acetyltransferase: MKNEKIWYELDAFAKTYSSIISEGRTTCFRLSALFSENIDLEILKKVAISLEKKYPFYNSELKKGIFWNYLQQKKAHFMIEEEKTYPCTDIQKDNPLRIIYFNNKLSIEIAHFLTDGKGAALFFQDLIEEYLEKKYFLENIEKDEMDSLTNEVEKKKEVKIEKIKKIINFGKKINKNGKEKDFENKKIEKNFFEKTKEILGNDSGLKNAQKNEYVDLYEKYMRKVSKETTIKSAFHLPMKILEKGQYHITTGEINIKSLKEESKKYGTTIGKYLLSVYFKVLLDRYSQAKNPIVIGVPVDLRKIFEETTYRNFFINITPSVDASLGAYSLSEIITYLDNYFALKITKKEFYKSIYKAMNPIQNIIIKSVPYLIKRIFFPFIFDYYGERGYTTGFSNLGIFKVNKKYEKYLKGFRFLPPPSKRCKIKMGVISDYNKVYVNFGNLTANYDIERDFFIYLRKRGIKSKIITNYF; this comes from the coding sequence GTGAAAAATGAAAAAATCTGGTATGAACTGGACGCTTTTGCAAAAACTTATTCTTCAATAATTAGTGAAGGAAGAACCACATGCTTTCGGCTTTCAGCATTGTTTTCTGAAAATATTGACTTGGAAATATTAAAAAAAGTTGCGATTTCGCTTGAAAAGAAATATCCGTTTTATAATTCGGAGCTGAAAAAGGGAATTTTCTGGAATTATTTGCAGCAGAAAAAGGCTCATTTTATGATTGAGGAGGAGAAAACTTATCCTTGTACGGATATACAGAAGGATAATCCGCTGAGAATCATTTATTTTAATAATAAATTATCGATAGAAATAGCACATTTTTTAACTGACGGGAAAGGTGCGGCGTTATTTTTTCAAGATTTGATTGAAGAATATTTGGAGAAAAAGTATTTTTTGGAAAATATCGAAAAAGATGAAATGGATAGTTTAACTAATGAGGTTGAAAAAAAGAAGGAAGTAAAAATTGAAAAAATAAAGAAAATAATCAATTTTGGAAAAAAGATAAATAAAAATGGGAAAGAAAAAGATTTTGAAAATAAAAAAATTGAAAAAAACTTTTTTGAAAAGACAAAGGAAATATTGGGAAATGATAGTGGATTGAAAAATGCTCAAAAAAATGAGTATGTCGATCTTTATGAAAAATATATGCGGAAAGTGAGCAAGGAAACTACGATAAAGTCAGCATTTCACTTACCAATGAAAATATTGGAAAAGGGGCAGTATCACATTACGACTGGAGAAATTAATATAAAAAGTCTGAAAGAGGAGAGTAAAAAATACGGGACGACTATCGGAAAATATCTTCTTTCCGTATATTTCAAGGTTCTGCTGGATAGGTATTCGCAGGCGAAAAATCCGATTGTTATTGGAGTACCGGTTGATCTGCGAAAAATTTTTGAAGAAACTACATACAGAAATTTTTTTATAAACATAACTCCTAGTGTGGATGCAAGTCTTGGCGCATATTCCCTCTCTGAAATCATAACTTATCTGGATAACTATTTTGCCTTAAAAATCACAAAAAAAGAATTTTACAAAAGCATATACAAGGCAATGAATCCAATACAGAATATAATAATAAAGTCCGTTCCATATTTGATAAAACGTATATTTTTCCCATTTATATTCGATTATTACGGAGAACGTGGCTATACGACAGGATTTTCAAATTTAGGAATTTTTAAAGTTAATAAAAAATATGAAAAATATTTAAAAGGATTCCGATTCTTACCGCCACCGAGCAAAAGGTGCAAAATTAAGATGGGAGTTATAAGCGATTATAACAAAGTTTATGTAAATTTTGGAAATCTAACTGCAAATTATGATATTGAGAGGGATTTTTTTATTTATTTGAGAAAAAGGGGAATAAAATCCAAAATTATTACAAATTATTTTTAA
- a CDS encoding DUF6320 domain-containing protein, which produces MYCIKCGVELEDGAERCPLCETPVPELKGLEDKEFVKEYPIININLYEMKMKKVKKAVFLSFFTISIISILEVLFQNLIMYGKMEWGYYAIPSILIFDLGLFVFLDSYRMRTNLFLLLSGLIFYFLLLDFGDKKLTWSLRLGIPIVLAFYLISLIFSYAWDKHKSDRLKILNFFIFFVGIFLLILELIISKKMTWSIFSSIPLFILSIMLRYAYKSYKEEFKRRLHR; this is translated from the coding sequence ATGTATTGTATAAAATGTGGAGTAGAGCTGGAAGACGGAGCAGAAAGATGTCCACTGTGTGAAACGCCTGTTCCTGAGCTAAAGGGGCTGGAAGATAAGGAATTTGTGAAGGAATATCCGATAATTAATATAAATTTGTATGAAATGAAAATGAAGAAAGTTAAAAAGGCTGTATTTTTATCATTTTTTACAATTTCAATAATTTCTATTTTGGAAGTCCTTTTTCAAAATCTGATAATGTATGGAAAAATGGAATGGGGATACTATGCGATTCCGTCTATTTTAATATTTGATCTGGGATTATTTGTTTTTCTGGATTCGTACAGAATGAGGACAAATCTGTTTTTACTGCTAAGCGGCTTAATTTTTTATTTTCTTCTGCTTGATTTTGGAGATAAAAAATTGACTTGGAGTCTAAGACTTGGGATTCCCATTGTCCTTGCCTTTTATCTTATTAGTCTTATTTTTTCGTATGCCTGGGACAAGCATAAGAGCGACAGGCTAAAGATATTGAATTTTTTTATTTTTTTTGTTGGAATATTTCTTTTAATTCTGGAGCTAATTATAAGTAAAAAAATGACATGGAGCATATTTTCATCAATTCCATTATTTATTTTAAGTATAATGCTAAGATATGCGTATAAATCTTATAAGGAAGAGTTTAAACGCAGATTACATAGGTAA
- a CDS encoding zinc ribbon domain-containing protein, with product MIIIFGTKNKIKNLGIVGRYECSRCHNVSDLEFISTQQWFTLFWIPVFPISKKQEFMQCPICHQAYEVPK from the coding sequence ATGATTATAATATTTGGAACAAAAAATAAAATAAAAAATCTAGGCATAGTAGGAAGATACGAATGTTCTCGATGTCACAATGTATCAGATTTAGAGTTTATAAGCACACAGCAATGGTTTACGCTTTTTTGGATACCTGTTTTTCCGATAAGCAAGAAGCAGGAATTTATGCAATGTCCAATTTGTCACCAAGCCTATGAAGTTCCTAAGTAA
- the aspS gene encoding aspartate--tRNA ligase — protein sequence MYRNYKLNELRMENVGEEVILSGWVSKVRDLGHFTFIDLRDRYGITQILVNEEVSGKELFEEARKLKNEWVIKVTGKVAERSSKNKNIPTGDIEVEAKNIEILSRSKQLPFEIDETGNLNENMRLTYRYLDIRRPRMLNNIIKRNDMLFSIRKFMNESGFLDIDTPILAKATPEGARDFVVPSRINKGDFYALPQSPQLFKQILMVSGVDKYYQLAKCFRDEDLRADRQPEFTQLDLEMSFIEQEDILNVTEALAKQVFKDVTGIEITENFERMSYDDAMNLYGSDKPDLRFDMKLIDLSKETENCGFGVFENTIKDGGNVKAVVAPNAEKFSRKYIKDLEDFVKTYFKAKGLAYIKTNENGEINSPIAKFFTKEKLTEITQKLGIKNNEIALILADKYKIVHDGLGALRLKLGEELELIDKDSFKFLWVVDFPMFEWSEEENRYKAQHHPFTSIKQEDRKYLDSNELDKIKTDSYDMVLNGYEIGGGSIRIHEEELQEKVFEKLGLSKEEQQEKFGFFLEVLKYGVPPHGGLAFGIDRWLMAMLKENSIKEVIPFPKTNKGQDLMTGAPAEIEENVLADDLRLKLLEIEKED from the coding sequence ATGTACAGAAATTATAAATTAAATGAATTAAGAATGGAAAACGTCGGAGAAGAAGTTATTTTATCTGGATGGGTTTCAAAAGTTAGGGATTTGGGGCATTTCACATTCATTGATTTAAGGGATAGATATGGAATTACTCAAATTTTAGTAAATGAAGAAGTTTCAGGAAAAGAGCTTTTTGAGGAAGCTAGAAAATTGAAAAATGAATGGGTTATAAAAGTTACTGGAAAAGTTGCTGAAAGAAGTAGCAAAAATAAAAATATTCCTACTGGAGATATTGAAGTTGAAGCAAAAAATATTGAGATTTTGAGCCGTTCTAAGCAATTGCCATTTGAAATTGATGAAACAGGAAATCTTAATGAAAATATGCGGCTAACTTACAGATATCTTGATATAAGACGTCCAAGAATGTTAAATAACATTATAAAAAGAAATGATATGCTGTTTTCAATTAGAAAATTTATGAATGAAAGTGGATTTTTAGATATTGACACTCCTATTTTAGCGAAAGCCACTCCCGAAGGAGCAAGAGATTTTGTAGTTCCAAGCCGAATAAACAAAGGCGACTTTTACGCCTTGCCGCAATCTCCACAGCTATTTAAGCAAATACTTATGGTATCGGGTGTTGATAAATATTACCAGCTTGCAAAATGTTTTCGAGATGAGGATTTAAGAGCCGACAGACAGCCTGAATTTACTCAATTGGACTTGGAAATGTCGTTTATTGAGCAAGAAGATATTTTAAATGTGACAGAAGCACTTGCAAAACAAGTATTTAAAGATGTTACAGGCATTGAAATTACTGAAAATTTTGAAAGAATGAGTTATGATGACGCAATGAATCTTTATGGTTCAGACAAGCCTGATTTAAGATTTGACATGAAATTGATTGATTTATCCAAAGAAACAGAAAATTGTGGATTTGGAGTATTTGAAAATACAATAAAAGATGGGGGAAATGTAAAAGCGGTTGTCGCTCCAAATGCTGAAAAATTTTCAAGAAAATACATCAAAGATTTAGAAGACTTTGTAAAAACATATTTCAAGGCAAAAGGGCTGGCTTATATCAAAACTAACGAAAATGGTGAAATTAATTCTCCAATTGCAAAATTTTTTACCAAAGAAAAATTAACTGAAATTACTCAAAAATTAGGAATTAAAAATAATGAGATTGCTTTAATATTGGCTGATAAATACAAAATTGTGCATGATGGGCTAGGAGCATTGAGATTAAAACTGGGAGAAGAGCTGGAATTAATTGACAAAGATTCTTTCAAATTCCTATGGGTAGTTGATTTCCCAATGTTTGAATGGAGCGAAGAGGAAAATAGATACAAGGCTCAACATCATCCATTTACTTCAATAAAGCAGGAAGACAGAAAATATCTTGATTCAAATGAACTTGATAAAATAAAAACAGATTCCTACGATATGGTTCTAAACGGTTATGAAATCGGTGGAGGAAGTATCAGAATTCATGAAGAGGAATTACAGGAAAAAGTATTTGAAAAATTGGGGCTTAGCAAAGAAGAACAGCAGGAAAAATTTGGCTTCTTTCTGGAAGTGCTAAAATACGGAGTACCGCCACACGGAGGACTTGCCTTCGGAATCGACAGATGGCTTATGGCAATGCTAAAGGAAAATTCAATAAAAGAAGTAATCCCATTCCCTAAAACAAATAAAGGACAGGATTTAATGACTGGGGCTCCTGCTGAAATTGAAGAAAATGTACTTGCAGACGACTTAAGGCTAAAATTACTGGAAATTGAAAAAGAAGATTAA
- the hisS gene encoding histidine--tRNA ligase has product MISVLKGMKDRYSDDVKKYDLIVDTARNVFEKYGFERIITPILEETELFRRGVGDETDVVSKEMYEFTDKGNRNVTMRPEGTAGVVRAYLEAGFHKSSPIVKWFYNGPMYRYEAPQKGRLREFHQMGIEMFGVRSAYLDAEIIQMGCEFLEKLGITGLVVEINSLGNIESRKKYIDDLKAFMEKRLDKLSDDSKRRYKTNPLRALDSKDKGDQEQFINAPKLYDYLDEESKNYFEDTKKYLELMNINYVVNDKLVRGLDYYSDTVFEIKSNKLGSQATVLAGGRYDRLLEILGNAKVPGIGFAAGMERIAMLMDENLIAKEEKKTYVIYFDETKEYFVKIVEELRKNGIKVNFDYNPKSFGAQMKKANRENAEYVLILGEDEQKENVVTMKKFSTGEQEKYKLEEIIKLLK; this is encoded by the coding sequence ATGATTAGTGTTTTAAAGGGAATGAAAGATAGATATTCTGACGATGTAAAAAAATACGACTTGATCGTTGATACAGCAAGGAATGTGTTTGAAAAATATGGATTTGAACGAATTATAACGCCTATTCTAGAAGAAACTGAGCTTTTTAGACGTGGTGTCGGGGATGAAACGGATGTTGTTTCAAAGGAAATGTATGAGTTTACAGATAAGGGAAACAGAAACGTTACAATGCGTCCAGAAGGTACTGCTGGAGTCGTACGTGCCTATTTGGAAGCAGGTTTTCACAAATCTTCCCCAATCGTAAAATGGTTCTACAATGGTCCAATGTACCGTTACGAAGCCCCGCAGAAAGGAAGACTCCGAGAATTTCACCAAATGGGAATTGAAATGTTTGGAGTTCGTTCTGCTTACCTTGACGCAGAAATTATCCAGATGGGATGTGAATTTCTTGAAAAGCTGGGAATTACTGGCTTAGTTGTGGAAATAAACAGTCTAGGAAATATTGAATCAAGAAAAAAATATATTGATGATTTAAAAGCATTTATGGAAAAAAGACTGGATAAACTTAGTGACGATTCAAAACGAAGATATAAAACTAATCCTTTAAGAGCATTGGATTCAAAGGATAAGGGTGATCAAGAACAATTTATCAACGCCCCAAAATTATACGACTATCTTGACGAAGAAAGTAAAAATTATTTTGAAGATACAAAGAAATATCTTGAATTAATGAATATTAATTATGTAGTAAACGACAAACTGGTGCGTGGACTTGACTACTATTCAGACACAGTTTTTGAAATAAAATCTAATAAATTAGGCTCACAGGCAACTGTGTTGGCTGGCGGACGTTACGACAGGCTTCTTGAAATACTGGGAAATGCAAAAGTACCAGGAATAGGCTTTGCCGCTGGAATGGAAAGAATCGCAATGCTTATGGATGAAAATTTGATTGCAAAAGAAGAAAAAAAGACTTACGTTATTTATTTTGACGAAACAAAAGAATATTTTGTAAAAATAGTAGAAGAACTACGAAAAAATGGAATAAAAGTCAACTTTGACTACAATCCAAAAAGTTTTGGAGCCCAAATGAAAAAAGCAAATCGTGAAAATGCAGAATATGTATTGATTTTAGGCGAAGATGAACAAAAAGAAAATGTAGTTACAATGAAAAAATTTAGTACAGGGGAACAAGAAAAATATAAATTAGAAGAAATTATTAAACTTTTAAAATAA
- the wzy gene encoding O-antigen polysaccharide polymerase Wzy: protein MKKDKIGFLIFHIFFIAFVLFLKSVVTFQNEALEMKFLECLLMGVYIYTFFTAKIYLEWLNSYMIFLYTLFLFNFTRIFLDIVNYKEFGWATKFANFYFFYDVRNEIINVFLLVLLFTHLGFFIAISNEKISEIRSSVTLESRRLFMNVGMALFIISLPALAYKMFIQLRVILRAGYEAYYTGILKGVDYPAFTKGSGTVMTIGFLIFLISIPSKRKFLTISSLYLMVKLLDSFKGARAIFLTQLLFIMWYYAKVYGIRIKAKTMVKLVGFTVIFSQILVSVRSKKIFSLDLINSIFNFLFSQGVSYLVLGYTINFKHGIVGNGSYPYILQGIFGFKPQSLETLATTNSIADKLTYYLDSVAYLKGEGIGSNYIAEMYDLGYFWLIVISILLGIFIIKYEKYVVKNRFLLLTSYYFIPNLFYIPRGSFFGEGLIKNMAMLVAVYVMIFSFDYMYRKIEEKKELI from the coding sequence ATGAAAAAAGATAAAATTGGGTTTTTGATATTTCATATATTTTTTATTGCTTTTGTGCTGTTTTTAAAAAGTGTAGTTACTTTTCAGAATGAGGCGCTGGAGATGAAATTTTTGGAATGTCTGCTTATGGGTGTTTATATTTATACGTTTTTTACAGCGAAAATTTATTTGGAATGGCTAAATTCGTATATGATTTTTTTGTATACGCTGTTTTTGTTTAATTTTACAAGGATATTTTTGGATATTGTGAATTATAAGGAGTTTGGATGGGCTACGAAGTTTGCTAACTTTTATTTTTTTTATGATGTGAGAAATGAGATAATAAATGTTTTTCTGCTAGTATTGCTGTTTACACATCTAGGATTTTTCATTGCGATTTCAAATGAGAAGATTAGTGAGATTAGAAGCAGTGTTACGCTTGAAAGCAGAAGGCTATTTATGAATGTTGGAATGGCTTTGTTTATAATTTCGCTGCCTGCTTTGGCCTACAAGATGTTTATTCAGCTGAGGGTTATTTTGCGGGCTGGATACGAGGCTTATTATACTGGAATTTTAAAGGGAGTTGACTATCCCGCATTTACAAAAGGCTCTGGTACAGTAATGACAATCGGATTTCTGATATTTTTAATTTCAATTCCATCCAAAAGAAAATTTTTGACAATTTCTTCACTTTATCTTATGGTAAAACTGCTGGATTCGTTCAAGGGGGCAAGAGCAATATTTTTGACGCAGCTACTTTTTATAATGTGGTATTACGCAAAAGTTTATGGAATTAGGATAAAAGCCAAGACGATGGTAAAATTGGTAGGATTTACCGTGATTTTTTCACAAATTCTGGTGTCTGTACGAAGTAAAAAAATATTTAGTCTGGATTTGATAAACTCAATTTTTAATTTTCTATTTTCTCAAGGAGTAAGCTACCTTGTACTTGGCTACACAATCAATTTTAAGCACGGCATTGTCGGAAACGGAAGCTATCCATACATCTTGCAGGGAATATTCGGCTTTAAGCCACAGTCGCTGGAAACACTTGCCACAACCAACTCCATTGCGGACAAATTAACGTATTACCTAGATTCGGTTGCTTATCTGAAAGGTGAGGGAATTGGCTCAAATTACATTGCAGAAATGTACGATTTAGGTTATTTCTGGCTAATTGTAATTTCAATTTTACTTGGAATTTTTATTATAAAATACGAAAAATATGTTGTAAAAAATAGATTTTTATTATTAACAAGCTATTACTTCATACCAAATTTATTTTATATTCCAAGAGGCTCATTCTTTGGGGAAGGGCTAATAAAAAATATGGCAATGCTAGTAGCAGTTTATGTGATGATTTTCAGTTTTGACTATATGTATAGGAAAATTGAGGAAAAGAAGGAATTGATTTGA
- a CDS encoding GNAT family N-acetyltransferase, with amino-acid sequence MKIIKGINDKNKNDIVKWTNEKGKDFLEQWAGASLDFPLTVSQIDNMSNIYSIFCENEFIGIIQKIREETENVHIGRFLVNPELTGKGLGKRALIEFINLIFQDENVNSITLNVFDYNVGAKKLYEKVGFKVVNVTENPMKKYMMIMKKGEK; translated from the coding sequence ATGAAAATAATAAAAGGAATAAATGATAAAAATAAAAATGATATAGTCAAATGGACTAATGAAAAAGGGAAGGACTTTCTTGAGCAATGGGCTGGAGCAAGTCTTGATTTTCCGCTTACAGTCAGCCAAATTGACAATATGAGCAATATTTATTCGATTTTTTGTGAAAATGAATTTATTGGGATTATTCAGAAAATACGTGAAGAAACGGAGAATGTTCATATTGGACGGTTTTTGGTTAATCCTGAGCTTACTGGAAAAGGGCTTGGAAAAAGGGCTTTGATAGAGTTTATAAATTTAATTTTTCAAGATGAGAACGTGAATTCGATTACGTTAAATGTGTTCGATTATAATGTGGGAGCAAAGAAATTGTATGAGAAAGTTGGATTTAAAGTTGTGAATGTTACTGAAAATCCGATGAAAAAGTATATGATGATTATGAAAAAAGGTGAAAAATAG
- a CDS encoding glycosyltransferase has protein sequence MIEKKIYYVWIGNAKKPDIFYKCLESWKKNLPDFEIIEINEKNFDMEKHLAKNRFFRECYEKRLWAYVSDYMRVHFMYENSGIYVDTDMEIIKDLTPILEGKDEFSKNEKMNFFIGYEDEKHISVGIFGTTKHNEVLKDIKDFYENDIWKQPIWTIPKIFTYTFEKKYNLSEKRENALKNGEIVIFPKEYFYPYGFHEKYTDDCIKPETYGIHWWNDSWSSLKARLFLETKHLSGIKKLVKKARVIARYYLKEKKK, from the coding sequence ATGATAGAAAAAAAAATATATTATGTCTGGATTGGAAATGCCAAAAAACCTGATATTTTCTATAAATGTCTGGAATCGTGGAAGAAAAATCTGCCTGATTTTGAAATTATAGAGATAAATGAGAAAAATTTTGATATGGAAAAACATCTTGCGAAAAATAGATTTTTTCGTGAATGTTATGAAAAAAGGCTTTGGGCGTATGTTTCAGATTATATGAGAGTGCATTTTATGTATGAAAATTCTGGAATTTATGTGGATACGGATATGGAAATAATTAAGGATTTGACACCGATTTTGGAAGGAAAAGATGAATTTTCTAAAAATGAGAAGATGAATTTTTTTATTGGCTATGAAGATGAAAAACACATAAGTGTTGGGATTTTTGGGACAACAAAGCATAATGAAGTGTTAAAGGACATTAAAGATTTTTACGAGAATGACATTTGGAAACAACCGATTTGGACAATTCCTAAAATTTTTACGTATACTTTTGAGAAAAAATATAATTTGAGCGAGAAAAGGGAAAATGCTTTGAAAAATGGGGAGATAGTTATTTTTCCAAAAGAATATTTTTATCCTTATGGATTTCATGAAAAATATACAGATGACTGTATAAAACCTGAAACATACGGAATTCATTGGTGGAATGACAGCTGGAGCAGCTTAAAGGCAAGGCTGTTCTTGGAAACTAAGCATTTGAGCGGGATAAAAAAACTGGTTAAAAAGGCGAGGGTAATTGCGAGGTATTATTTGAAGGAAAAGAAAAAATAA